The sequence CGGGCACCGATCAGGGCCGAAAAGCTCTGCTGGGCCAGGATGCTGTCCGCAAAGGTCAGAAGCTGCTGGGGGTCGGCTGGTAGGGTCATACGACACTATGCCAAAACAGCCCGGACCCAAGGCAAAAGCCCCACCCGGCGGTGAGGCTTTCTCTGTGCATAGGGCTTATTCCAGGAAGTCGCGCAGCTTGCGGGTGCGGCTTTCGTGGTATTTCAGCTTGCGCAGCGCCTTGTTCTCAATCTGGCGGATACGCTCACGGGTCACGTTAAAGCGCTGGCCCACCTCTTCCAGGGTGTGTTCGCGCCCGTCCACCAGCCCTTTGCGGAACTTCAGCACCATCGCTTCACGCTCGGTCAGCTTGCCGAGGGCCTTTTCCAGCTCCTCGCTCAGCAGGGTCTTGGCGGCGTTGTCTACCGGGCTATCCAGGTTGTCGTCGGGGATGAAGTCGCCGTAGAAGCTGTCTTTCTCGTCGCCAATCGGGGTTTCCAGCGACACCGGCTCCTGGCTGACCTTCTGCACTTCCTCCACCTTGTTGGCGTCCCAACCCGGTCCCATTGCTTCGGCAATCTCCTCGGGGAGCGCCTCGCGGCTCAGCTCCTGCTGCAGCTGGCGGGCCGTGCGGGTCAGCTTGTTGATGGTTTCCACCATATGCACCGGAATGCGGATGGTGCGGGCCTGGTCAGCAATGGCGCGGTTAATCGCCTGACGAATCCACCACGTCGCGTAGGTGCTGAACTTGTAGCGGCGGCGGTACTCGAACTTCTCCACGGCGCGGATCAGGCCCTGGTTGCCCTCCTGAATCAGGTCGAGGAAATTCAGCCCGCGTCCGGTGTACTTCTTGGCGATGCTGACCACCAGGCGGAGGTTGGCTTCAATCAGGCCCTGGCGGGCGGCGGCTCCGTCTTCCATGCGGCGCTGCAGGGCGCGGCGGCCCCGGTCGTCCAGCTCCTCGCCCTTTTCTTCCAGCTCCACGCGGGCAAACTCGCCGTCCTCGATACGGCGGGCCAGCGCGATTTCCTCTTCCAGGGTCAGCAGCGGCACGCGGCCAATCTCGTGCAGGTACTGGCGCACCGGGTCGTTGGACACGGCGCGGGGCATGTCGTCGTAGTACCGCTCCTCCTCCTCGCCCTCTTCGTCGTCGTCCTTGTCGGTGTCGGCCTCGTCCTCTTCAGGGTCCTCGTCGTCCTGCAGCTCGATATTCTTAGACGCCAGATACAGCTGCAGATCGTCGAACTCGTCGCTGGAATCGGGGTCCATGCCGTGGGCTTCCAGCGCGGTGGCCAGCGCGGCGGCCGCTTCCTCACTGGTCACCAGGCCGGTGGCCTTGGCGCCCTTGAGCAGCTCCTGAATGGCCGGGTGCGCGTAGTAGGCGCGGTCCGAGCCGTCGGCCTTGCGGGCCGGCTTATCGGCGGCGCCCTCATCGACGGTACCAGCAGCAGGCTTGGCGGCTTTCTTGCTGGCCGGCTTCTTGGCCGCTTCCTTTTTGGCCGCAGGCTTTTCGGCCGCGCCAGCTTCCGCAGGCTTGCGCGCTGCGGGCTTGCGGGCCGCAGGCTTACGGGCCGGTTTCTCGGCGGCAGCTTCGGCAGGGGCGGCAGTCTTTTTGGTCTTGGCAGTCTTGGTTTCAGCCATGGGTCCTCCGGTAAGGGTAAAGAGAGTAAGCGAAAAACACTGCCCGGCGCGCTGAGATGGGGAAACACGGGCCACATTGGCGCCGTGAAAAAGACCCTGAGGCAAAAGGCAGGCGCAGCAGCTTAACAGTGCATTTTAGCATCGGCGCCCGGTCGTTTGCCGTGTGCAGCCTTCCTAAGATTTGCGGCTTCACCGTTTGATTGGCAGAAATGCAATTGGAGCGAGCAGGACTGGCGAAGCCACGACGCGGAGGGGAAAAAAGCACGTACTGTACGGCATCAGGCGCCAGGTTCTGGTAGAATGTGACGCCCTGGAACGCAGTGCGTCTGCTGAGACGCCATTTCCCGGCGCCCCAGAGGTGGCCCGGCTTACGGGCGCCGCGCCGCCAGCACCTTGAACCCCCGCTCATGGGCCAGCAGCTCGGCCGGGGCCAGCTGGGCAGCCAGTTCGGCCTCGTAGGGCAGAAAGTCGTTGGCAACCAGAATCAGCCGGCCGCCGGGATTCAGGCGGCGGCGAGCAGCAGCGATGAACTCGCGGGCCACATCCAGTACCACCCCGCGCCCCACATGAAAGGGCGGGTTGGTCAGCACCATGTCGAAGCGGCGCTCACCCAGGTCTGCATCGACATCGGAATGAATCGCCTCACCGCTCAGTCCGTTGGCGGCCAGGGTCAGCCGGGCGCTGCGCACACTCTGCAGGTCGCCGTCCACCAGGGTGA is a genomic window of Deinococcus proteolyticus MRP containing:
- the rpoD gene encoding RNA polymerase sigma factor RpoD: MAETKTAKTKKTAAPAEAAAEKPARKPAARKPAARKPAEAGAAEKPAAKKEAAKKPASKKAAKPAAGTVDEGAADKPARKADGSDRAYYAHPAIQELLKGAKATGLVTSEEAAAALATALEAHGMDPDSSDEFDDLQLYLASKNIELQDDEDPEEDEADTDKDDDEEGEEEERYYDDMPRAVSNDPVRQYLHEIGRVPLLTLEEEIALARRIEDGEFARVELEEKGEELDDRGRRALQRRMEDGAAARQGLIEANLRLVVSIAKKYTGRGLNFLDLIQEGNQGLIRAVEKFEYRRRYKFSTYATWWIRQAINRAIADQARTIRIPVHMVETINKLTRTARQLQQELSREALPEEIAEAMGPGWDANKVEEVQKVSQEPVSLETPIGDEKDSFYGDFIPDDNLDSPVDNAAKTLLSEELEKALGKLTEREAMVLKFRKGLVDGREHTLEEVGQRFNVTRERIRQIENKALRKLKYHESRTRKLRDFLE